The Helicobacter cetorum MIT 00-7128 region AAGAATTGACTTGATATCCATGATGTCTGCCATTTTTTACTCCTCTGTCTTTTGCTTATCTTGCACAATATAATTGAAAGCTTCTTCTTCCATAACTACTGAACTAAATGCCGCTAGAAGATACGCATTTAATTCATATACATCAACGATAAGACATTTTTTAAGATTATTGAATGCCAACTCGGTGTATTCGTCCATATTCATGCATACAAATAAAGTATCTCTTTGCTTTAATGCAGAAAACATTTTATGCGCTTCTTTGGTTAAATGCTTTCTTTTTCCATCTTCAACAACGCCCTCTATGGCAATTTTTTCCGTAATAAAAAGCTTGTTAATTTTTGCTTTTTCTTCCAAAGCATATTCTAACGCTAAACGCTTTTGTTTTTTATTGATTTTAAGGTCGTAATTACGATTATTTGTAGCACCATGAGATACACCACCACCCACAAATACTGGAGAGGTGATACTTCCTGCTCTTGCTCTTCCGCCACCTTTTTGTGCCCAAGGCTTTCTACCACCCCCACTTACTTCAGAGCGATTCTTGCTCTTAGCAGTATTAGCACGCATAGATGACAAATAATGTTTTACATATAGATAGAGGTTATGACTATTGATTTCCTCATATCTTTTGGGTAATTCAACATTACCCTTTTCTTTCAAATGGCTGTCTAAAACGATGGCCTTACTCATTGATTAACCCCTTATTGTTGATTGCAAACACAACTTATAGCGCTCTAATGCGCCCATAAGCTCCAGAAAAACCGGCTACTGAGCCTTTAAGCACTAATACCATGCTTTCTTTGTCAAAAGAGATAACTTCATTTTGACCGGTTACTAGCTCATTACCATAATGACCTGCCATTTTCTTGCCCTTTTGCACACGACCTGGCCATTCTCTGTTACCAATAGAACCTAAACGACGATGGAATCGGCTACCATGCGCTGCAGGACCACCTTGGAAATTCCAACGCTTCATTGCACCCGCAAAACCTCTACCTTTTGTCTTAAAACTTGCTTTAACTTTTTTAAGTGTTTCTAAAACGCTTACATCTAAATCGCCAAGCTCTTGTTGATGAGAGGCTTTTAAAGTAGCAAAATGATTAAACTCTTTGCTGAGTTGGTATTTCTTTTGCTGACCTTCAATCGCCTTATTATATTTCTTATGCATAGCATAGGCAACAAGTGCTTTGCCATTCTCTAGCTGGCATACTTTAGCCTCTAAAACCTTAAGCAAAGTTACAGGAATGCTGTCAGCGCCAACGGTGCGACTCATACCTATCTTTTGAACTAAAAATTCCATGATTTAACCCTTATAATTTAATCTTAAATGGTCTTAAGCCCTATTTGGCTTCCATAGAAGTTACTTCTACATCTACTTCAGGGGCTAAATCCAACTTCATCAAGCTATCTACTGTTTCTGGTGTCGCTGAAACAATATCAATCAATCGGCTATACACCCTAATTTCAAACTGCTCTCTTGAATCCTTGTTAATGTGTGGAGAGCGTAAAACAGTGTAGCGCTTGTTTTTTGTAGGTAAAGGAATAGGCCCTCTAATTTCAGAACCAGAACGCTTTACTGCCTCCACAATCGCTACAACTGAGCGGTCCAACACCCTGTGGTCATAAGCTTTGAGCTTTAACCTGATTTTTTCCATATAAAACTCTCCTAAAGAACTCGTTTCGCCCACTCTAAGAATAGGACAAAACAATAAATTAAAAACTAAAATACTACTAAAATTGCGCTACTTAGTCAATAAATCTAACGCTTTTTAGGCACTTTTTGGAATATTTTACTTCCTTTTTATAAGGAAATAATAAAGAAAACATGGCATACTTTCACTTGTGAGTTAGACATTCTAAAAATAAAGATTGGGAGATATTATGCCTTTTTCTTGTTTAAAGCCCTTTGGCCCTTTTGAGACTTCTTCTAATGCCTTCTTGCAAAACCCCCTTTTAGATACAAGTAGCGATAGGATTTGTCTTTTAGGCGCACCACAAGTGGGTAAAAGCTCATTTGCTTTTGAAATGACTAAGCATTTTAAAAGTCCCATTTACATAGATTATAATGACATGCGTTTGAATAAAAGCTCTCTAAGCGCTTGGCTTTTAAAATGGCATTTAGAAAAGAAAATGGACTTGCTTATTTTGGATAATATTTCTCAATTAGATTTTAGCCTACCCAAAATCCCCAAAATTGTTCTAATTCCTAGCCTTCTAAGCCCTTTTAAAATCCCACAAGACTTTACCCCCTACTACACATTAGGACTGATTTTTAAAGAATATATAACCTCATTTAAACCAAATACTCCCAAAAACATGCTTTTTAATCGCTTTTTAAAAGAGGGCAATACACTAGATTTACGCTTTTTTGAAAGCCACAACGAGCGAGAAAAAACCCTACAAAAACAAAAAAATATTAAACTTGCTTTTCAAACTTATGCGCCCCTACTCTCTAAAATATGTATCCATCAATCGCATTTCACAACAGCCTTTTATCTCTATACGCAACTAAAAAAAGAGTTAAAAATCTCTAAAGATACCCTTTATAAATTCTTGCATATTTTAGAAGAAAAACGCCTTATTTTTTTAGTGCCAAATTTTGAAAACAATAAAACCAAGCTCTATTTATATGACTTTGCTCTCCCCTATCATTTAACTTCTAATCCCTCACTTTTAAGCGTATTTGAAAACATGGTTTTTTTGGAGCTTTATAAGCAATTCCCTTATTATCAAATTCGCACTAAAGATAATGGTCTTTTTATTTTGCTTGAAAATTCAGTGCCAAAATTGGCTCTTATAGCGCATGTTTTCCCTACTCCAGCCTTTCTTAATAAACAACTTTTATGGTGTGAAAAACATGCTTTAAAAACCCTTATTGTATCTATCAATGGGGATTCTAAAAGCGATAATCAAATATTCTCTAAAGCTTATAAGCATATGAGTTTTATAGAATTTTCTTTAAATATTAAATCAATTTTAGTATAATCTAAATACTTAAATACTTAAATACTTAAATACTTAAATACTTAAATACTTAAATACTTAAATACTTAAATACTTAAATACTTAAATACTTAATTATAGTTTTTTACAATTCATTAAACTATGAAACATATAATTCACATCACTTCTACTTTTGGTTGTGCCAACAACTTATAAAGTAGAAATATTTTATTATTACAAGGAAATTTTATGAAAAATTTCAAGGCTTTGAGTTTATGCGCTCTTTTGAGTTTAGGGTTTTTTAGTTCAGTTGCTTACGCAGAAAAGTTGCAAGATGTTGCAAGCTATCCTAATTGGGTGAAAGCCAATCTTTTTGCTCAAGACAATCCGCTTAATCAATACATCGGTTCTGCTTCAATTTCAGATAAGCACCAATTCTTGTATTCTGAATACATTCATTATGAAGACAAACTTTCACCAGAAAAGAATGCTGAGAAAATTGCCCTTTTAAGAGCTAGAATGAATGCTTATAGCACCTTAGAATCTCTTTTTCTTGCTAAAAAGGCTCGTGAGCGTCTCTACAAAGCTCTTAAAAAAGAAAATATCAATGCGATTTTTACAATCATTGATTTTTTAGTGTCTAAATCTGTTGCGATTGAGACTTTTGTTGATAAGAAAGAAAATCGTGTGTATGTGATGACTCAATTCCCTCATATTGAGCCTAGCGACTTAGTCAATTACTTTTCTTCAAGAGGTATAAAAATCTCTAAAGAAACCGCTGGTAGTTTGAGTGTAATTTTAGAAAGCTTACTCTTACTCTCATAAAAATTTTGAGCTTAGAAAGGGGAGGCTAAGCTCTCAAAATAAAGTTTTTTGAGAAATTTTGTAAAGATGAAACTTTTATTACTCATCAAAGGCTATTACATATCTCTATCATCTCTATATCTCTTTTTATTGAGCCTTAATCTTATAATAGTCCCTTGTTTAAAGGTTTCAGTAGGTAATAGAGATGATAAATAACATGGTTTTTAATAAACATGAAATAAAATTTTACACCATTTATTTATTTATTTATTTATTTATTTCATGTTTGCTTAAGACAATTAGCTATAAACTCCAAAAAGCCTATTTTATGGTCGTTTGAAAATAACCTTTCATTATTTTCTAACAAAATTAAAATAGGAATGATTTTAAATATATTTTAAAGGAATTTAACATGAAAATCTTCAAAACCTTAAGCTTATACGCCCTTTTAAGTCTAGGTATTTTTAGCTCACTTGCTTACGCAGAAAAGTTGCAAGACATTGCCAACTATCCTAATTGGCTTAAACTTAATTTCTTTGAACTAGATAACCCTCGCAACCAATATGTGGGTTCAGCCTCAATCAATAGCGGGAAACAAGACTTTTATTTTAACTATATCCCCTATGATGAAAAATTGCCCCCAATAAAAAATGCCGAAAAAATCGCTTTCTTAAGAGCCAAGTTAAACGCCTATAGTGCTTTAGAATCCATTCTAATTACTAAAAAAATGCGAGAACGCCTCTATGAAACCCTCCAAACTCAAAATAAAAATATCAATAGCTTGTTTAAAATCGTTGATTTCTTAGTGTCTAAATCCATTCTGGCCAAACAATATGCAGATACTACCAACCATCGCTTATATGTTATGGTGCAATTCCCCTTTATTGACCCTAAAGAGCTTAGCGCCTATTTCAAAAAGCAAAATGCCGAGCTTTCTTTAGAGAATGCTAAAGCTATAAGCGCTATACTCAATAAGACCTTATTTAGTAATCCAACCTCTTTTAGGCTTAAAACAAGGAATGGTGTTTTTTAATCACAAAACTACGCCGATGAAAGGGCGTAGCTCCTAATGTAGTTAATGCCTCTATGTGTGCCTTAGTCCCATAACCACAATTTTTATCCCAGCCGTATTGTGGATACAACGCATGCAAATCTAGCATTTCTTTATCTTTTGAAGTCTTAGCTAGAATGGATGCCATAGAAATTTGAGTAACCTTATCATCGCCTTTAATAATTGTTTGTAAGTTAGGATACTTTTGATTGAAACCAAACGCTGTATTGCCGTCCATATAAATCTCTTTAGCATAAAGGCTTAGATTTTCTAAGATTTCTTGCATAGCAAGTTTCAAGCACGCCCCTAAACCCCAACTATCAATTTCATCCGCACTTTTTGTAGCGATATGAAATTTCACACTATCGCACGATTTGATTTTGTCTTCTAAAAGAAAGCGTTTCTTTTGAGTGAGTTTCTTGCTGTCTTTAACACCCATTTTTAAAAATTCTAAGGCTATCTCTTCTTTACACACCACCCCAGCTACAAAGAGCGAACCGGCTAAACACCCCCTACCCGCCTCATCAATGCCTAAGGTCATTTAACTATCCTATTTTACATACAAAAGAGTGCCGAAAGTTTTTAAAATATCACGCTCTAGCTGTTTATGACTATTACCATCGCTAGGCGTGCAAGAAAAAGTTAAGCGATGTTTTCCACACCTTAAGCTTGCATGCTTTTTATTCCTAGTCGTTTTTAAACCAAGGAGTTTGCCATACTTTTTGATAATTTTATTAACTTCTTTATGGTTACTTACTCTTTTCACTATTCTTTCTCCTTTGCTTTTTCTTATTTAAACAATTTTTATTTCATAACAAAGTCTAAAACCCCAATTTTAGTTGGTTATCAAAGCCTATTAAAAAAGCAACATTTTAATGAGTTAAATTAAGCCATAATTAAGAGCGTGCAAAACCTTAAAATTATCAATTCTCCACGCCCCTTATGTTAGAATCCTAGCTTTTTCATATTGTTCCTAACAACTAGCAAGCTACCTAAAACTTAATACCATTAAAAATACACATTTAACTTACCCTATCCTACAAAGGACTACCCTTAAGCATTTCAAGAAACCTTGCTAGTTCCTTTTGAAAATTTTTCACGCTTTTCCTATCACTTGGCGATGAAGGAATAGGAAAAGAGTGTATTCCATTAGTGAGCTTTGCATGCTTGCCTCCCATATCCAAATACAATCCTAAGCTTTTATTATTATTTAATACTTCCCTCAAAAGCTCACGAATTTCTTTAGACTTAGTGGCTTGATTAAGTAGCATTTTTTTCTCTCCTATGCTAAAAACCTTTTTAAAAATCAACTTTTAAAATATTCTCTTTAAAACATTTTAAAATTTTTCTTAGCTCTTCTTTGGAACTTTTTCCCACATACTTTATAAAACGCTCATCATCTAAAGTCCTAATTTGAGACACATTGACATGCCCTTCTATCCCTTTAACTTGACATGCAAAAATATTTTGTTCTTTTTTGGGGCTTGTGCTCATAAAAAATCCTATGTAGGTTTTTGATTTTTCATTATAGGTGTTACAAGAGATAATATAAAAAGGGCGTGAGCCTCTTTGCTCATGCCCCTTGCAATTAGAATTTCCAAGTTCAACCATCCAAATTTGACCTTGCTCTTTTGGAAATTTTTCTTGTATTGTATGCACTAGTTACGCCTTAGGTCCTATCATTTTTTCAGGCACCACAAATTTATCAAAGTCAGTAGCACTCAATAGATTTAACTCCACAGCGCTTTCTTTTAAAGAAATGCCTTTTTTATGGGCGTTTTTAGCAATTTTGGCGGCGTTTTCATAGCCCACATGCGGATTGAGAGCGGTTACTAACATTAAAGAATGGTGCAAGTAATAATCTATCTTTTCCCTATTAGGCTCAATGCCGCTCGCACAATGGGCATTAAAACTCTCCATACTATCTGCTAATAGCCTTAAACTCTGTAAGAAATTATAAATAATCACAGGCTTAAAAACATTCAACTCAAAATTACCTTGACTTGCAGCAATACCAATGGCGGTATCATTACCCATAACTTGCACGGCTACCATAGTTATGGCTTCACATTGTGTAGGATTAACTTTTCCGGGCATTATAGAGCTACCGGGCTCATTTTCAGGGATATTCAATTCGCCCAAACCACAGCGTGGTCCGCTAGCAAGCCATCTAATATCATTAGCGATTTTCATTAAATTTGCAGCTAGGGCTTTAAAAGCCCCATGGGCATAAGTGAGTGCGTCATGGCTAGTGAGTGCGTGGAATTTATTAGGGGCTGAGATGAATCTCACGCCACTAAATTGCGTCAATTCTTCAGCCACTTTTTCACTCAATTCTGGGTGTGCGTTTAGCCCCGTGCCTACCGCTGTGCCACCTATGGCTAATTCTCTTAAATGCTCCAAACTCTCTAAAATCTGGGCTTTATTATGCTCTAGCATGCTCACATAACCGCTAAATTCTTGCCCCAAAGTCAAAGGTGTAGCGTCTTGTAAATGCGTGCGTCCGATTTTAACAATCTCTTTAAATTTCTCGCTCTTTTCTTTGAAAGTTTTTAATAGATTCTCTAAACTAGGAAGTAATTTATGCGTGATTTCTAGCACGCTCACAATATGCATAGCGGTAGGAAAAGTGTCGTTTGAGCTTTGAGACATGTTCACATCATCATTAGGGT contains the following coding sequences:
- the rplD gene encoding 50S ribosomal protein L4; translated protein: MSKAIVLDSHLKEKGNVELPKRYEEINSHNLYLYVKHYLSSMRANTAKSKNRSEVSGGGRKPWAQKGGGRARAGSITSPVFVGGGVSHGATNNRNYDLKINKKQKRLALEYALEEKAKINKLFITEKIAIEGVVEDGKRKHLTKEAHKMFSALKQRDTLFVCMNMDEYTELAFNNLKKCLIVDVYELNAYLLAAFSSVVMEEEAFNYIVQDKQKTEE
- the rplC gene encoding 50S ribosomal protein L3 produces the protein MEFLVQKIGMSRTVGADSIPVTLLKVLEAKVCQLENGKALVAYAMHKKYNKAIEGQQKKYQLSKEFNHFATLKASHQQELGDLDVSVLETLKKVKASFKTKGRGFAGAMKRWNFQGGPAAHGSRFHRRLGSIGNREWPGRVQKGKKMAGHYGNELVTGQNEVISFDKESMVLVLKGSVAGFSGAYGRIRAL
- the rpsJ gene encoding 30S ribosomal protein S10; amino-acid sequence: MEKIRLKLKAYDHRVLDRSVVAIVEAVKRSGSEIRGPIPLPTKNKRYTVLRSPHINKDSREQFEIRVYSRLIDIVSATPETVDSLMKLDLAPEVDVEVTSMEAK
- a CDS encoding ATP-binding protein; this translates as MPFSCLKPFGPFETSSNAFLQNPLLDTSSDRICLLGAPQVGKSSFAFEMTKHFKSPIYIDYNDMRLNKSSLSAWLLKWHLEKKMDLLILDNISQLDFSLPKIPKIVLIPSLLSPFKIPQDFTPYYTLGLIFKEYITSFKPNTPKNMLFNRFLKEGNTLDLRFFESHNEREKTLQKQKNIKLAFQTYAPLLSKICIHQSHFTTAFYLYTQLKKELKISKDTLYKFLHILEEKRLIFLVPNFENNKTKLYLYDFALPYHLTSNPSLLSVFENMVFLELYKQFPYYQIRTKDNGLFILLENSVPKLALIAHVFPTPAFLNKQLLWCEKHALKTLIVSINGDSKSDNQIFSKAYKHMSFIEFSLNIKSILV
- a CDS encoding flagellar biosynthesis repressor FlbT, whose product is MKIFKTLSLYALLSLGIFSSLAYAEKLQDIANYPNWLKLNFFELDNPRNQYVGSASINSGKQDFYFNYIPYDEKLPPIKNAEKIAFLRAKLNAYSALESILITKKMRERLYETLQTQNKNINSLFKIVDFLVSKSILAKQYADTTNHRLYVMVQFPFIDPKELSAYFKKQNAELSLENAKAISAILNKTLFSNPTSFRLKTRNGVF
- a CDS encoding ribonuclease HII, whose product is MTLGIDEAGRGCLAGSLFVAGVVCKEEIALEFLKMGVKDSKKLTQKKRFLLEDKIKSCDSVKFHIATKSADEIDSWGLGACLKLAMQEILENLSLYAKEIYMDGNTAFGFNQKYPNLQTIIKGDDKVTQISMASILAKTSKDKEMLDLHALYPQYGWDKNCGYGTKAHIEALTTLGATPFHRRSFVIKKHHSLF
- a CDS encoding type II toxin-antitoxin system PemK/MazF family toxin, encoding MHTIQEKFPKEQGQIWMVELGNSNCKGHEQRGSRPFYIISCNTYNEKSKTYIGFFMSTSPKKEQNIFACQVKGIEGHVNVSQIRTLDDERFIKYVGKSSKEELRKILKCFKENILKVDF
- the fumC gene encoding class II fumarate hydratase; protein product: MQFRIEHDTMGEVKVDDSKYWGAQTQRSFENFKIGTEKMPKELIGAFAKLKRSLAIVNHKLGKLSEEKSQAIVKACDSILKGELCGEFPLAIWQTGSGTQTNMNLNEVIANKATEILGGNFREKKLIHPNDDVNMSQSSNDTFPTAMHIVSVLEITHKLLPSLENLLKTFKEKSEKFKEIVKIGRTHLQDATPLTLGQEFSGYVSMLEHNKAQILESLEHLRELAIGGTAVGTGLNAHPELSEKVAEELTQFSGVRFISAPNKFHALTSHDALTYAHGAFKALAANLMKIANDIRWLASGPRCGLGELNIPENEPGSSIMPGKVNPTQCEAITMVAVQVMGNDTAIGIAASQGNFELNVFKPVIIYNFLQSLRLLADSMESFNAHCASGIEPNREKIDYYLHHSLMLVTALNPHVGYENAAKIAKNAHKKGISLKESAVELNLLSATDFDKFVVPEKMIGPKA